The following coding sequences are from one Brienomyrus brachyistius isolate T26 chromosome 15, BBRACH_0.4, whole genome shotgun sequence window:
- the ropn1l gene encoding ropporin-1-like protein — MPPPETMYCAQQINIPPELPDILKQFTKAAIRTQPPDVLQWAAAYFSALSKGETLPVKDRLEMPVATQKTDTGLTPGLLKILHKQLGYKETVTENEVRQRWRDLCLPREQLDSLLELGGFTPHISWMRLLALCCSALGGTIISALKHACEILTEDPEGGPARIPFDTFADLYAYLAQLDGDIPRDQIDSFLHSLQDHAKRQGGMVQPTNFTGPQS, encoded by the exons aTGCCTCCACCAGAAACGATGTATTGTGCCCAGCAGATCAACATCCCGCCTGAGCTGCCAGATATCCTCAAACAGTTCACCAAAGCCGCCATCCGAACACAGCCCCCCGACGTACTCCAGTGGGCGGCGGC GTATTTCTCTGCACTTTCGAAGGGGGAGACTCTGCCTGTAAAAGATAGACTTGAGATGCCCGTAGCCACACAGAAGACCGATACTGGACTCACCCCCGGTCTTCTGAAGATTCTACACAAACAG CTCGGATACAAAGAGACAGTCACGGAGAATGAGGTGCGGCAGAGGTGGAGGGATCTGTGCCTGCCGAGGGAACAGCTGGATTCACTGCTGGAGCTCGGGGGCTTCACTCCTCACATCAGCTGGATGCGTTTACTGGCCCTCTGCTGCAGCGCTCTGGGCGGG ACCATCATCAGTGCGCTGAAACACGCCTGCGAGATCCTCACCGAGGACCCAGAGGGAGGTCCTGCCCGCATTCCCTTTGATACCTTTGCAGATCTCTACGCCTACCTGGCCCAGCTGGATGGCGATATCCCCCGGGACCAGATCGACAGCTTTCTGCACAGCCTGCAGGATCACGC GAAACGTCAGGGAGGGATGGTGCAACCAACAAACTTCACTGGTCCTCAAAGCTGA